Proteins encoded in a region of the Populus alba chromosome 13, ASM523922v2, whole genome shotgun sequence genome:
- the LOC118060877 gene encoding probable L-cysteine desulfhydrase, chloroplastic, protein MASSPSKHHISHSLNGFTTPAKRTKLSFISDSEIQSEFSHHDQTIARINNGSFGSCPQSVISAQQNLQLQFLRQPDNFYFNTLKPSILHSRSLIKSLVNAHSVDEISLVDNATTAAAIVLQNCAWGFNEGRFSKGDVAVMLHYAYGSVKKSVQAYVTRAGGEVIEVHLPFPVASKEEIVSEFRKALARGKENGKKKVRLAVIDHVTSMPSVVIPVKELVKICREEGVDQVFVDAAHGIGCVDVDVRDIGADFYTSNLHKWFFCPPSVAFLYCRKRGEEGKGGDLHHPVVSHEYGNGLAVESAWIGTRDYSAQLVVPAVLEFINRFEGGIEGIKKRNHEKVVEMGEMLVKAWGTNLGSPPEMCASMIMVGLPACLGISNDPDTLKLRSHLREHFQVEVPIYFRAPVDGEVDSITGYARISHQVYNKVEDYYRFRDAVNQLVSDGFTCASLSN, encoded by the coding sequence ATGGCTTCCTCCCCCTCAAAACACCATATAAGCCACTCCCTCAACGGCTTCACCACCCCCGCCAAGAGAACAAAACTTTCTTTCATTTCTGACTCTGAAATCCAATCAGAATTCTCCCACCATGACCAAACCATCGCTCGGATCAACAACGGCAGCTTTGGGAGCTGCCCTCAATCTGTCATCTCAGCCCAACAAAACCTCCAGCTCCAGTTCCTCCGCCAGCCAGATAACTTCTACTTCAACACCCTCAAACCTTCTATACTTCATTCACGCTCCTTAATCAAATCTTTGGTAAACGCTCATTCTGTTGATGAAATCTCCCTTGTAGACAACGCCACCACCGCTGCTGCTATTGTGTTACAAAACTGTGCATGGGGTTTCAACGAAGGAAGGTTTAGCAAGGGAGATGTTGCTGTCATGTTGCATTACGCTTATGGTTCTGTCAAGAAGTCTGTTCAGGCTTATGTCACGCGTGCTGGAGGGGAAGTTATTGAGGTACACTTGCCCTTCCCTGTTGCATCAAAGGAGGAGATTGTGAGTGAATTTAGAAAGGCCTTAGcgagaggaaaagaaaatgggAAGAAGAAAGTCAGGTTGGCTGTGATTGATCATGTTACTTCGATGCCTAGTGTTGTTATTCCTGTTAAAGAATTAGTTAAAATTTGTAGAGAGGAAGGTGTTGACCAGGTTTTTGTTGATGCTGCTCATGGAATTGGGTGTGTTGATGTTGATGTGAGAGATATTGGGGCTGATTTTTATACTAGTAATTTGCATAAGTGGTTTTTTTGCCCTCCTTCTGTTGCCTTTTTGTATTGCAGGAAGAGAGGAGAGGAAGGTAAAGGGGGTGATCTGCATCACCCTGTTGTGTCTCATGAGTATGGTAATGGATTGGCTGTAGAGAGTGCTTGGATTGGGACTAGGGATTATAGTGCTCAATTGGTGGTTCCGGCGGTTTTGGAGTTTATTAATAGGTTTGAAGGAGGGATTGAGGGAATTAAGAAGAGGAATCATGAGAAAGTTGTGGAGATGGGGGAGATGCTGGTGAAAGCTTGGGGGACTAATCTTGGGTCTCCACCGGAGATGTGTGCGAGTATGATTATGGTTGGATTGCCTGCTTGTTTGGGGATTTCGAATGATCCGGATACTTTGAAGTTAAGGTCACACTTGAGAGAGCATTTCCAGGTTGAAGTTCCTATTTATTTTAGGGCTCCAGTTGATGGAGAAGTTGATTCAATTACTGGCTATGCTCGCATTTCTCATCAAGTTTACAACAAGGTTGAAGATTATTACAGGTTTAGGGATGCAGTTAACCAATTGGTCAGTGATGGCTTCACTTGTGCATCTCTCTCTAATTGA
- the LOC118060876 gene encoding uncharacterized protein isoform X2: MKRQVMVEIKMIAICQLGGEFVTDKDGTLSYRGGDAHAIDIDDQIKFNDFKVEVAEMFNCSVNTMSLKYFLPGNKKTLITISNDKDLKRMIKFHGDSVTADVYVILEDNFLPGVSNLPASRSSRTTLSEAVPPIDAPLAILEDITQPDNSLVAPLDLDVVDDTNNVDIHIEDQQIDPLEISPILPLLASNDEKHAKGAQQWQNTITGVGQRFSSVHEFRESLRKYAIAHQFAFRYKKNDSHRVTVKCKAEGCPWRIHASRLSTTQLICIKKMNPTHTCEGSVVTTGHQATRSWVASIIKEKLKVFPNYKPKDIVNDIKHEYGIQLNYFQAWRGKEIAKEQLQGSYKEAYNQLPFFCDKIMETNPGSLATFTTKDDSSFERLFVSFHASLYGFVQGCRPLLFLDSLPLNSKYQGTLLAATAADGNDSVFPVAFALVDAETSDNWHWFLLQMKTALSTSCPITFVADKQKGLKESIAEIFKGSFHGYCLRYLSEQLIQDLKGQFSHEVKRLMIEDLNAAAYACRPEIFQRCMESIKSISLEAYNWILQSEPQNWANSFFQGARYNYMTSNFGEMFYSWVSDAHELPITQMVDVIRGKIMELIYTRRADSNQWLTRLTPSAEEKLEKESLKVHSLQVLLSAGSIFEVRGESVEVVDIDRWDCSCKDWQLTGLPCCHALAVIGCIGRSPYDYCSRYFTTESYRLTYSESVHPVPNVDMPLEKDSSQVAVTVTPPPTRRPPGRPTTKKYGQQDVVKRQLQCSRCKGLGHNKSTCKVVEC; encoded by the exons atgaaaAG gcagGTAATGGTGGAGATAAAAATGATAGCTATTTGTCAGTTGGGTGGTGAATTTGTGACAGATAAGGATGGTACTTTGTCATATAGAGGTGGTGATGCTCATGCTATAGACATTGATGACcaaattaagttcaatgacTTCAAGGTGGAGGTGGCTGAGATGTTTAATTGCAGTGTCAATACCATGTCTCTCAAATACTTTCTTCCAGGCAATAAGAAGACTCTTATTACCATCTCTAATGACAAGGACTTGAAGCGGATGATAAAATTTCACGGGGATTCTGTCACTGCAGATGTTTATGTGATTTTGGAAGATAATTTTCTGCCTGGTGTCTCAAATTTGCCTGCCAGTAG ATCAAGCAGAACAACTCTGTCTGAAGCAGTGCCTCCTATTGATGCTCCTCTTGCCATTTTGGAGGATATCACTCAGCCTGATAACTCGCTTGTGGCACCTCTTGATCTTGACGTTGTAGATGATACCAATAATGTTGATATTCATATTGAAGATCAGCAGATTGATCCACTTGAAATTTCacccattcttcctcttcttgctTCCAATGATGAGAAACATGCTAAAGGGGCACAGCAATGGCAGAATACTATTACTGGAGTAGGTCAAAGATTCAGCAGTGTTCATGAATTTCGCGAATCATTGCGTAAATATGCCATTGCACACCAGTTTGCATTTAGATATAAGAAGAACGATAGCCATCGTGTAACAGTTAAATGCAAAGCCGAAGGTTGTCCATGGAGAATTCATGCGTCAAGGTTGTCGACCACTCAACTAATTTGCATCAAGAAGATGAATCCAACTCATACATGTGAAGGGTCGGTGGTGACAACAGGACATCAGGCAACTCGGAGCTGGGTAGCTAGTATTATTAAGGAAAAGTTGAAAGTTTTCCCAAATTACAAGCCCAAGGATATTGTCAATGACATCAAACATGAATATGGAATCCAACTAAACTACTTCCAGGCATGGCGTGGGAAAGAAATTGCAAAGGAGCAGCTTCAGGGTTCATACAAAGAGGCATATAATCAGTTACCATTTTTCTGTGACAAGATAATGGAGACAAATCCTGGTAGCCTGGCAACATTCACCACAAAGGATGACTCAAGTTTTGAGCGCCTATTTGTCTCATTCCATGCCTCCTTGTATGGTTTTGTTCAAGGTTGCAGacctcttcttttccttgataGCTTacctttaaattcaaaatatcaagGTACATTATTAGCTGCAACAGCTGCAGATGGGAATGATAGCGTGTTTCCTGTTGCTTTTGCATTAGTAGATGCAGAAACTAGTGATAATTGGCATTGGTTCTTACTTCAAATGAAAACTGCACTGTCAACTTCTTGTCCAATAACATTTGTGGCGGACAAACAAAAGGGCTTAAAGGAATCAATTGCCGAGATATTCAAGGGCTCATTCCATGGCTATTGCCTACGGTATTTGTCTGAGCAACTTATTCAGGACTTGAAGGGGCAGTTTTCTCATGAGGTTAAGCGACTAATGATTGAAGACTTAAATGCTGCTGCCTATGCATGTAGGCCTGAAATCTTCCAGAGGTGCATGGAGAGCATCAAAAGTATTTCACTGGAAGCTTACAATTGGATCCTCCAAAGTGAACCGCAAAATTGGGCAAATTCATTTTTTCAGGGTGCAAGATACAATTACATGACATCTAACTTTGGAGAGATGTTCTACAGCTGGGTGTCAGATGCACATGAGTTACCAATAACACAGATGGTTGATGTGATACGGGGTAAGATTATGGAGTTGATTTATACAAGGCGGGCAGATTCCAACCAGTGGCTGACAAGATTAACTCCATCTGCGGAGGAAAAGCTAGAGAAGGAAAGTTTGAAAGTACATTCCCTTCAGGTGCTGCTGTCAGCTGGTAGTATATTTGAGGTTCGTGGAGAATCtgtggaagtggttgatatcgACCGCTGGGATTGTAGTTGCAAAGATTGGCAGCTTACTGGTTTACCTTGTTGCCATGCTCTTGCTGTCATTGGTTGTATTGGCAGGAGTCCATATGATTATTGTTCAAGATATTTCACAACTGAAAGCTACCGATTGACGTATTCTGAGTCTGTTCACCCTGTACCCAATGTGGACATGCCTCTCGAGAAAGATTCTTCTCAGGTTGCAGTAACTGTAACCCCTCCTCCGACCCGGCGTCCTCCAGGCCGGCCTACCACAAAGAAATATGGACAACAAGATGTAGTCAAACGCCAGCTCCAGTGCAGTAGATGCAAGGGTCTTGGGCACAACAAGTCCACTTGCAAAGTTGTAGAGTGTTAG
- the LOC118060876 gene encoding uncharacterized protein isoform X1, producing the protein MNTEFLSIWFIALIERWVFMTEFLRINSVHSLHTHRQVMVEIKMIAICQLGGEFVTDKDGTLSYRGGDAHAIDIDDQIKFNDFKVEVAEMFNCSVNTMSLKYFLPGNKKTLITISNDKDLKRMIKFHGDSVTADVYVILEDNFLPGVSNLPASRSSRTTLSEAVPPIDAPLAILEDITQPDNSLVAPLDLDVVDDTNNVDIHIEDQQIDPLEISPILPLLASNDEKHAKGAQQWQNTITGVGQRFSSVHEFRESLRKYAIAHQFAFRYKKNDSHRVTVKCKAEGCPWRIHASRLSTTQLICIKKMNPTHTCEGSVVTTGHQATRSWVASIIKEKLKVFPNYKPKDIVNDIKHEYGIQLNYFQAWRGKEIAKEQLQGSYKEAYNQLPFFCDKIMETNPGSLATFTTKDDSSFERLFVSFHASLYGFVQGCRPLLFLDSLPLNSKYQGTLLAATAADGNDSVFPVAFALVDAETSDNWHWFLLQMKTALSTSCPITFVADKQKGLKESIAEIFKGSFHGYCLRYLSEQLIQDLKGQFSHEVKRLMIEDLNAAAYACRPEIFQRCMESIKSISLEAYNWILQSEPQNWANSFFQGARYNYMTSNFGEMFYSWVSDAHELPITQMVDVIRGKIMELIYTRRADSNQWLTRLTPSAEEKLEKESLKVHSLQVLLSAGSIFEVRGESVEVVDIDRWDCSCKDWQLTGLPCCHALAVIGCIGRSPYDYCSRYFTTESYRLTYSESVHPVPNVDMPLEKDSSQVAVTVTPPPTRRPPGRPTTKKYGQQDVVKRQLQCSRCKGLGHNKSTCKVVEC; encoded by the exons ATGAACACGGAGTTCTTGTCCATTTGGTTTATCGCATTAATTGAAAGATGGGTGTTTATGACTGAATTTTTGAGAATCAACTCTGTCCATTCTTTACATACTCACAG gcagGTAATGGTGGAGATAAAAATGATAGCTATTTGTCAGTTGGGTGGTGAATTTGTGACAGATAAGGATGGTACTTTGTCATATAGAGGTGGTGATGCTCATGCTATAGACATTGATGACcaaattaagttcaatgacTTCAAGGTGGAGGTGGCTGAGATGTTTAATTGCAGTGTCAATACCATGTCTCTCAAATACTTTCTTCCAGGCAATAAGAAGACTCTTATTACCATCTCTAATGACAAGGACTTGAAGCGGATGATAAAATTTCACGGGGATTCTGTCACTGCAGATGTTTATGTGATTTTGGAAGATAATTTTCTGCCTGGTGTCTCAAATTTGCCTGCCAGTAG ATCAAGCAGAACAACTCTGTCTGAAGCAGTGCCTCCTATTGATGCTCCTCTTGCCATTTTGGAGGATATCACTCAGCCTGATAACTCGCTTGTGGCACCTCTTGATCTTGACGTTGTAGATGATACCAATAATGTTGATATTCATATTGAAGATCAGCAGATTGATCCACTTGAAATTTCacccattcttcctcttcttgctTCCAATGATGAGAAACATGCTAAAGGGGCACAGCAATGGCAGAATACTATTACTGGAGTAGGTCAAAGATTCAGCAGTGTTCATGAATTTCGCGAATCATTGCGTAAATATGCCATTGCACACCAGTTTGCATTTAGATATAAGAAGAACGATAGCCATCGTGTAACAGTTAAATGCAAAGCCGAAGGTTGTCCATGGAGAATTCATGCGTCAAGGTTGTCGACCACTCAACTAATTTGCATCAAGAAGATGAATCCAACTCATACATGTGAAGGGTCGGTGGTGACAACAGGACATCAGGCAACTCGGAGCTGGGTAGCTAGTATTATTAAGGAAAAGTTGAAAGTTTTCCCAAATTACAAGCCCAAGGATATTGTCAATGACATCAAACATGAATATGGAATCCAACTAAACTACTTCCAGGCATGGCGTGGGAAAGAAATTGCAAAGGAGCAGCTTCAGGGTTCATACAAAGAGGCATATAATCAGTTACCATTTTTCTGTGACAAGATAATGGAGACAAATCCTGGTAGCCTGGCAACATTCACCACAAAGGATGACTCAAGTTTTGAGCGCCTATTTGTCTCATTCCATGCCTCCTTGTATGGTTTTGTTCAAGGTTGCAGacctcttcttttccttgataGCTTacctttaaattcaaaatatcaagGTACATTATTAGCTGCAACAGCTGCAGATGGGAATGATAGCGTGTTTCCTGTTGCTTTTGCATTAGTAGATGCAGAAACTAGTGATAATTGGCATTGGTTCTTACTTCAAATGAAAACTGCACTGTCAACTTCTTGTCCAATAACATTTGTGGCGGACAAACAAAAGGGCTTAAAGGAATCAATTGCCGAGATATTCAAGGGCTCATTCCATGGCTATTGCCTACGGTATTTGTCTGAGCAACTTATTCAGGACTTGAAGGGGCAGTTTTCTCATGAGGTTAAGCGACTAATGATTGAAGACTTAAATGCTGCTGCCTATGCATGTAGGCCTGAAATCTTCCAGAGGTGCATGGAGAGCATCAAAAGTATTTCACTGGAAGCTTACAATTGGATCCTCCAAAGTGAACCGCAAAATTGGGCAAATTCATTTTTTCAGGGTGCAAGATACAATTACATGACATCTAACTTTGGAGAGATGTTCTACAGCTGGGTGTCAGATGCACATGAGTTACCAATAACACAGATGGTTGATGTGATACGGGGTAAGATTATGGAGTTGATTTATACAAGGCGGGCAGATTCCAACCAGTGGCTGACAAGATTAACTCCATCTGCGGAGGAAAAGCTAGAGAAGGAAAGTTTGAAAGTACATTCCCTTCAGGTGCTGCTGTCAGCTGGTAGTATATTTGAGGTTCGTGGAGAATCtgtggaagtggttgatatcgACCGCTGGGATTGTAGTTGCAAAGATTGGCAGCTTACTGGTTTACCTTGTTGCCATGCTCTTGCTGTCATTGGTTGTATTGGCAGGAGTCCATATGATTATTGTTCAAGATATTTCACAACTGAAAGCTACCGATTGACGTATTCTGAGTCTGTTCACCCTGTACCCAATGTGGACATGCCTCTCGAGAAAGATTCTTCTCAGGTTGCAGTAACTGTAACCCCTCCTCCGACCCGGCGTCCTCCAGGCCGGCCTACCACAAAGAAATATGGACAACAAGATGTAGTCAAACGCCAGCTCCAGTGCAGTAGATGCAAGGGTCTTGGGCACAACAAGTCCACTTGCAAAGTTGTAGAGTGTTAG
- the LOC118060876 gene encoding uncharacterized protein isoform X3 encodes MVEIKMIAICQLGGEFVTDKDGTLSYRGGDAHAIDIDDQIKFNDFKVEVAEMFNCSVNTMSLKYFLPGNKKTLITISNDKDLKRMIKFHGDSVTADVYVILEDNFLPGVSNLPASRSSRTTLSEAVPPIDAPLAILEDITQPDNSLVAPLDLDVVDDTNNVDIHIEDQQIDPLEISPILPLLASNDEKHAKGAQQWQNTITGVGQRFSSVHEFRESLRKYAIAHQFAFRYKKNDSHRVTVKCKAEGCPWRIHASRLSTTQLICIKKMNPTHTCEGSVVTTGHQATRSWVASIIKEKLKVFPNYKPKDIVNDIKHEYGIQLNYFQAWRGKEIAKEQLQGSYKEAYNQLPFFCDKIMETNPGSLATFTTKDDSSFERLFVSFHASLYGFVQGCRPLLFLDSLPLNSKYQGTLLAATAADGNDSVFPVAFALVDAETSDNWHWFLLQMKTALSTSCPITFVADKQKGLKESIAEIFKGSFHGYCLRYLSEQLIQDLKGQFSHEVKRLMIEDLNAAAYACRPEIFQRCMESIKSISLEAYNWILQSEPQNWANSFFQGARYNYMTSNFGEMFYSWVSDAHELPITQMVDVIRGKIMELIYTRRADSNQWLTRLTPSAEEKLEKESLKVHSLQVLLSAGSIFEVRGESVEVVDIDRWDCSCKDWQLTGLPCCHALAVIGCIGRSPYDYCSRYFTTESYRLTYSESVHPVPNVDMPLEKDSSQVAVTVTPPPTRRPPGRPTTKKYGQQDVVKRQLQCSRCKGLGHNKSTCKVVEC; translated from the exons ATGGTGGAGATAAAAATGATAGCTATTTGTCAGTTGGGTGGTGAATTTGTGACAGATAAGGATGGTACTTTGTCATATAGAGGTGGTGATGCTCATGCTATAGACATTGATGACcaaattaagttcaatgacTTCAAGGTGGAGGTGGCTGAGATGTTTAATTGCAGTGTCAATACCATGTCTCTCAAATACTTTCTTCCAGGCAATAAGAAGACTCTTATTACCATCTCTAATGACAAGGACTTGAAGCGGATGATAAAATTTCACGGGGATTCTGTCACTGCAGATGTTTATGTGATTTTGGAAGATAATTTTCTGCCTGGTGTCTCAAATTTGCCTGCCAGTAG ATCAAGCAGAACAACTCTGTCTGAAGCAGTGCCTCCTATTGATGCTCCTCTTGCCATTTTGGAGGATATCACTCAGCCTGATAACTCGCTTGTGGCACCTCTTGATCTTGACGTTGTAGATGATACCAATAATGTTGATATTCATATTGAAGATCAGCAGATTGATCCACTTGAAATTTCacccattcttcctcttcttgctTCCAATGATGAGAAACATGCTAAAGGGGCACAGCAATGGCAGAATACTATTACTGGAGTAGGTCAAAGATTCAGCAGTGTTCATGAATTTCGCGAATCATTGCGTAAATATGCCATTGCACACCAGTTTGCATTTAGATATAAGAAGAACGATAGCCATCGTGTAACAGTTAAATGCAAAGCCGAAGGTTGTCCATGGAGAATTCATGCGTCAAGGTTGTCGACCACTCAACTAATTTGCATCAAGAAGATGAATCCAACTCATACATGTGAAGGGTCGGTGGTGACAACAGGACATCAGGCAACTCGGAGCTGGGTAGCTAGTATTATTAAGGAAAAGTTGAAAGTTTTCCCAAATTACAAGCCCAAGGATATTGTCAATGACATCAAACATGAATATGGAATCCAACTAAACTACTTCCAGGCATGGCGTGGGAAAGAAATTGCAAAGGAGCAGCTTCAGGGTTCATACAAAGAGGCATATAATCAGTTACCATTTTTCTGTGACAAGATAATGGAGACAAATCCTGGTAGCCTGGCAACATTCACCACAAAGGATGACTCAAGTTTTGAGCGCCTATTTGTCTCATTCCATGCCTCCTTGTATGGTTTTGTTCAAGGTTGCAGacctcttcttttccttgataGCTTacctttaaattcaaaatatcaagGTACATTATTAGCTGCAACAGCTGCAGATGGGAATGATAGCGTGTTTCCTGTTGCTTTTGCATTAGTAGATGCAGAAACTAGTGATAATTGGCATTGGTTCTTACTTCAAATGAAAACTGCACTGTCAACTTCTTGTCCAATAACATTTGTGGCGGACAAACAAAAGGGCTTAAAGGAATCAATTGCCGAGATATTCAAGGGCTCATTCCATGGCTATTGCCTACGGTATTTGTCTGAGCAACTTATTCAGGACTTGAAGGGGCAGTTTTCTCATGAGGTTAAGCGACTAATGATTGAAGACTTAAATGCTGCTGCCTATGCATGTAGGCCTGAAATCTTCCAGAGGTGCATGGAGAGCATCAAAAGTATTTCACTGGAAGCTTACAATTGGATCCTCCAAAGTGAACCGCAAAATTGGGCAAATTCATTTTTTCAGGGTGCAAGATACAATTACATGACATCTAACTTTGGAGAGATGTTCTACAGCTGGGTGTCAGATGCACATGAGTTACCAATAACACAGATGGTTGATGTGATACGGGGTAAGATTATGGAGTTGATTTATACAAGGCGGGCAGATTCCAACCAGTGGCTGACAAGATTAACTCCATCTGCGGAGGAAAAGCTAGAGAAGGAAAGTTTGAAAGTACATTCCCTTCAGGTGCTGCTGTCAGCTGGTAGTATATTTGAGGTTCGTGGAGAATCtgtggaagtggttgatatcgACCGCTGGGATTGTAGTTGCAAAGATTGGCAGCTTACTGGTTTACCTTGTTGCCATGCTCTTGCTGTCATTGGTTGTATTGGCAGGAGTCCATATGATTATTGTTCAAGATATTTCACAACTGAAAGCTACCGATTGACGTATTCTGAGTCTGTTCACCCTGTACCCAATGTGGACATGCCTCTCGAGAAAGATTCTTCTCAGGTTGCAGTAACTGTAACCCCTCCTCCGACCCGGCGTCCTCCAGGCCGGCCTACCACAAAGAAATATGGACAACAAGATGTAGTCAAACGCCAGCTCCAGTGCAGTAGATGCAAGGGTCTTGGGCACAACAAGTCCACTTGCAAAGTTGTAGAGTGTTAG
- the LOC118060878 gene encoding NEDD8-specific protease 1 yields MDDREIVLSYKDVVLRVSDLNILKGPCYLNDQIIDFYFAYLSSSYNADANDILLVPPSTSYWFANCQDQQSLVNDFVEPLKFSSKKLILFTVNDNEDFSAAERGTHWSLLVYDRSQNYFLHFDSLPGMHRYHALKLYKAVKGFMGTASESSSKDGAKTLKMKAVGSAAVPFFKEAKTPQQTNGFDCGLYVMAIAEVICRWHSCERNGNDGDWLSAVEREVNAYLETTMRGEVLKLIEDLRKQ; encoded by the coding sequence ATGGATGACAGAGAGATTGTTTTGTCATACAAGGATGTGGTTTTGAGAGTTTCAGATTTGAATATCCTTAAAGGACCATGCTATCTTAATGACCAAATTATTGATTTCTATTTTGCTTACTTATCTTCGTCTTATAACGCTGATGCTAATGATATCTTGTTAGTTCCACCTTCCACATCTTATTGGTTCGCAAATTGCCAAGATCAACAGAGTCTTGTCAATGATTTTGTGGAACCTCTTAAGTTTTCAAGTAAGAAACTCATTCTTTTTACTGTGAATGATAATGAAGATTTCAGTGCAGCTGAAAGGGGAACACATTGGAGCTTGCTTGTTTATGATAGGAGCCAGAATTACTTTCTGCATTTTGATAGCTTGCCGGGGATGCACCGATATCATGCCTTGAAGCTCTACAAAGCTGTAAAGGGATTCATGGGCACAGCCAGTGAATCATCATCAAAAGATGGTGCTAAGACTCTGAAAATGAAAGCTGTAGGGTCTGCTGCTGTTCCTTTCTTTAAAGAAGCTAAAACACCACAGCAGACAAATGGATTTGACTGTGGACTTTATGTTATGGCCATTGCTGAGGTTATTTGCCGATGGCATTCATGTGAAAGGAATGGCAATGATGGTGACTGGTTGTCTGCTGTTGAAAGGGAGGTTAATGCATATCTGGAGACAACAATGCGGGGTGAAGTGTTGAAGCTTATTGAAGATCTGAGGAAACAATGA